The Oryzias latipes chromosome 8, ASM223467v1 genomic interval TTAGTAGTCGAAAGAAATTAAACACTGGTGCTAAAGCTCCAGTGTAAAAGGGTAAAGATGTAGCTTTTTGCTAAACATAATGTCttaatatgttttgttttcaaagctATTCTCCATAaaagagcacaaaaaaaaaattgtttttacagcTATATTACcaaccagaaaaaacaaactgcatccactgtttACATCTTTTGGAATGGAGAAGACAGTGCTCTTACAGTCAAAAACACACGAGCACATCCCTTTGTTttcaaatgagaaaataaatatattttttgatggGGGTTGTCATAATTTGAACTATAAAAAACATGATATAAAGCTCTAATTAGtaaatctattatttttttttgttccttttaggTATCTGGCCATTCGCTATCCGCTGCGCTCCAGAGAGCTTCGAACGCCTTGCAATGCTGTGGTCGCCATGGTGGTTATTTGGGGTCTTTCTCTTGTCTTTGCGGGTCCATATCTCAGCTACTATGATCTGATTGATTACGCTAACAGTACCGTGTGCATCCCAGGCTGGGAGGAGCAGGACCGCAAGGTGCTAGACACGTGCACCTTCTTGTTTGGCTACGTCATCCCTGTGCTGATCGTTAGCCTCTCGTACACTCGAACCATCAAGTACCTGTGGACCGCCGTTGACCCTCTGGACGGCATGTCAGAGTCTAAAAGGGCCAAGCGCAAAGTCACCAAAATGATCATCATTGTCACTGTacttttttgcatttgctgGTTGCCATACCATGTGGTGATACTGTGCTATCTCTATGGAGATTTCCCCTTCAATCAGACCACATATGCCTTCAGGCTCCTCTCTCATTGTATGGCCTACGCCAACTCTTGCGTCAACCCCATTGTGTATGCTCTGGTGTCTAAGCACTTTCGCAAAGGCTTCAAGAAAGTGTTCAGCTGCATCCTCATTGCAAACGGGAGGAATAAAGTTCACGTGGTGCACGTGGCCAACACTGGGCCAGGCTTCGAGGCTGCCTCCACAGAAGTATCACAGATGAACGAGGAGAACATGCGGCAGAACGAATGTGAAATGATCAACAGGCCGAGACTGGTGGAGCCAAGAGAGGCCACGGTGACCATGATTTTGCCGTTTCAGCAACCGACTTGATGAGTGAGCTTTCCTAAAGCTCAATGCAGACTGTTTTGTCAAGTACTTTAGAAATCATGCTTTATTTATATTGTGACATCCATGTatttagtgttaaaaaaaagaaggaaaccaaGGGTTTCCATGTTTACAAAGACCAAAATGTATGTTGTCTTTCATCAATCTAGGCTTTGGTTCTGGTAAAGCACACATACAACTTTTTGTTAGAATTTTACAGAAAGTTCTCAATATTTGATCTCTACTATTTGCCTCAAATGtagctattttattttaagtcattTCACTGATTGTATGGATTTTCTAAGGTGGCGCTTAATGCAAAAACGTATcaaagatcacaacgacaaaatagcaaaacaaatattaaaataacaatattaCATTTacggtttcttctttttatttaattgttaaaaaattcattttgatttctagaaattattctttttatctgaaattatttttttctttttacagaaaagGTAGGTAAAGGTAAGTACTATAAGGCATGGCTAATTGGATGATGGTTATTTGGTTTTtggaattttgcttttatttctgcttttttctgttttgcttttttaattgtcgttgtgGTCTTtgatatgttgttttttttggtgcgATTTGCACTTCGGATCTACCCTaattttcatattaaaaagCAGCACAGGAATGTttcgtgtatatatatatatatatttttcagatGATCCCACGATGTCTAATTCTTACGAGCAGATAATCAACATTGGGATCAGTATTCATATAAATGCTTTTGTTGTTCTGTTGAAATTCCAGAATGGTTCAATGATGCTGTGGGAACACATTACTGTTCAAGCATGTGTTTAAAAGGGAgatttcaaggattctccatagTTCTGACTCACCAACATCCATGCCAAAAGATTTCCAACCACAGGTCGAGGTTCAGCTTTGATGTGCAGGACCTTCGATGTCGTCTTTCAACCACAGAGTCTTGTTAATCTTATAATATCAAAGCTTGTCATCAAGGTTGTAGTATTTGTGGACCGAAGGGGTTTGCTTTGTACCTTGCATGCAAAAGCCAGCATGTTGTGacaggatttttttgtgtgtacttTTATGTGCCAGTAATCACATTCACAAGATTGTTCAATAGTTTTTGGATTATTTGAAAGTGTAAGGCCGAATCCGAATTATACCCCAGACCCACAGCTTCTCCCTATCCTTACATTTAGGCCTCCAAATGGAGAGCTATGGAAAAATagaggctgtgtccgaattccttccctactcaatACATAGTGCAGTACATAGTGCGTTCggcattttgtagtgctgtccgaatttacaattccaaaatcgaggaccttagaaatttcccagaagtctctgcgaaaaaccggtgtgcatcgatgctaactagatatagaccacaatgcattgcttcGGAActgtttttgccaaaaaatctatttttttgataaaccatcatcgtttttatcttcagaagacagggGATTTATAAATCATtgtcacaaaacgctcatatcaattagattttaacttcgtgaaatcgatggcgtcatattcgccgtttaaaaaaaagtaaaattagtgAG includes:
- the LOC101155603 gene encoding galanin receptor type 2 translates to MADFEDFSRPGGLSNVSESYQINPTSVIVSVVFSLIFLLGTIGNSLVLAVLLRSGQVGYNTTNLFILNLSVADFFFIIFCVPFQATIYSLEGWVFGSFMCKVVHFFINLTMYASSFTLAAVSVDRYLAIRYPLRSRELRTPCNAVVAMVVIWGLSLVFAGPYLSYYDLIDYANSTVCIPGWEEQDRKVLDTCTFLFGYVIPVLIVSLSYTRTIKYLWTAVDPLDGMSESKRAKRKVTKMIIIVTVLFCICWLPYHVVILCYLYGDFPFNQTTYAFRLLSHCMAYANSCVNPIVYALVSKHFRKGFKKVFSCILIANGRNKVHVVHVANTGPGFEAASTEVSQMNEENMRQNECEMINRPRLVEPREATVTMILPFQQPT